From Diospyros lotus cultivar Yz01 chromosome 4, ASM1463336v1, whole genome shotgun sequence, a single genomic window includes:
- the LOC127799574 gene encoding protein TIC 40, chloroplastic isoform X2, with protein sequence MENLALVCASSPKIALGANPNDGVFLANNRCSSFGLPLLLRKVATRRTVTLALSQPQSDRGPAPPPLRLPKANVLEKVGRECFASVTSSNSQETSSVGVNPQLAVPPPSSNFGSPLFWIGVGVGLSALFSWVATNLKKYAMQQAFKTLMGQMDSQNKQVNNAAFSPGSPFPFPFPTPTASSPATSPPFPTYPQPGPSTSPSPATSPSAVTVDVPVTKVEVPPPTDAEEEPKVEGPKKYGEKSSVLSVEALEKMMEDPTVQKMVYPYLPEEMRNPDTFKWMLQNPQYRQQLEDMLNNMGGSTEWDNQMLDSLKNFDLSSPEVKQQFDQIGLTPEEVISKIMANPDVAMAFQNPRVQAAIMECSQNPLSIAKYQNDKEVMDVFNKISELFPGVTGP encoded by the exons ATGGAAAACCTAGCCCTAGTTTGTGCTTCTTCCCCCAAAATTGCACTGGGGGCAAACCCTAACGATGGGGTATTCTTAGCGAACAACAGATGCTCCTCGTTTGGACTTCCCCTTCTACTTCGTAAGGTTGCCACCAGAAGAACCGTCACTTTGGCTCTCTCGCAACCCCAGTCTGACCGCGGTCCAGCTCCTCCTCCTCTGCGACTCCCCAAAGCCAATG TGCTAGAGAAGGTAGGGAGGGAATGTTTTGCTAGTGTTACTTCTTCAAATAGCCAGGAAACATCTTCAGTTGGTGTTAACCCACAGCTTGCGGTGCCACCCCCATCTTCAAATTT TGGGTCTCCACTATTTTGGATTGGAGTTGGTGTGGGGCTCTCAGCACTTTTCTCGTGG GTTGCAACAAACTTAAAG AAATATGCAATGCAACAAGCTTTCAAAACTCTGATGGGACAGATGGATTCACAGAATAAGCAAGTCAATAATGCTGCCTTTTCTCCTGGTTCcccttttcctttcccttttccAACTCCCACGGCATCAAGTCCAGCAACCTCGCCTCCTTTTCCAACTTATCCACAGCCAGGGCCATCTACTTCACCTTCTCCAGCTACCTCTCCATCTGCTGTGACTGTAGATGTACCAGTGACCAAAGTGGAGGTACCTCCTCCTACGGATGCAGAAGAGGAACCAAAAGTGGAAGGCCCAAAGAAATATG GGGAAAAAAGTTCTGTTTTGTCAGTGGAAGCTTTGGAAAAAATGATGGAAGATCCAACTGTGCAGAAGATGGTTTATCC ATATCTACCAGAGGAGATGAGGAATCCTGATACATTTAAAT GGATGCTGCAGAATCCACAATACCGTCAACAGCTAGAAGACATGCT AAATAATATGGGGGGAAGCACTGAATGGGATAACCAGATGTTGGATTCCTTAAAAAACTTTGATCTATCCAGTCCTGAGGTGAAGCAGCAGTTTG ATCAAATTGGGCTTACACCTGAGGaagttatttcaaaaattatggcCAACCCTGATGTTGCCATGGCATTTCAAAATCCCAGAGTTCAAGCAGCCATCATGGAG TGTTCGCAGAACCCTTTGAGTATAGCCAAATACCAGAATGACAAGGAG GTTATGGAtgttttcaataaaatttcagAGCTCTTCCCTGGGGTGACGGGTCCTTGA
- the LOC127798959 gene encoding uncharacterized protein LOC127798959, with protein MAHLQANYSPNLTSRAICREISFRFNAGSDCFRVSLLNHGTVPRDRRSSKFPVLRSAASADQGVELGGGRTDEKQGDEEDQFGCLAKEHGWKVRRLAEDPDEMRMVAQVQAEAFHVPMFLFNDLFFLFFQAEVLSALLYRLRNSPPDRYACLVAEPNADSSGQLVGVVDVTVLRDDAVLEHLPGAEEYLYVSGIAVLNNFRRKKVATALLKACDVLSGLWGFEYLVLRAYENDWGALKLYGNAGYRVVSGDPPWMTTWIGRRRRVLMIKRTIND; from the exons ATGGCTCATCTGCAAGCGAACTACTCACCAAACCTCACGTCCAGAGCAATCTGCCGAGAAATTTCATTCAGATTCAACGCGGGTAGCGACTGCTTCAGAGTGAGTCTCCTCAACCATGGAACTGTTCCCAGAGACAGAAGAAGCAGTAAGTTTCCGGTTCTCCGCTCTGCCGCATCGGCCGATCAGGGCGTGGAGTTGGGCGGAGGGAGAACGGACGAGAAGCAGGGAGATGAAGAGGATCAGTTTGGGTGTCTGGCGAAAGAGCATGGATGGAAGGTGAGGAGGTTGGCCGAGGACCCAGATGAAATGAGAATGGTTGCTCAAGTTCAGGCCGAAGCATTTCACGTCCCTATGTTTCTCTTCAATGATCTTTTCTTCCTGTTCTTTCAG GCTGAAGTGCTTTCAGCACTTCTTTACAGACTCAGGAACTCACCCCCAGACAG ATATGCTTGCTTGGTTGCCGAGCCCAACGCTGATTCGTCCGGCCAGCTCGTGGGAGTGGTAGATGTCACAGTCCTGAGAGACGACGCTGTTCTTGAACATCTCCCTGGAGCAGAAGAGTATCTCTACGTTTCCGGAATAGCAGTGCTAAACAATTTCAG GAGGAAGAAAGTGGCGACTGCATTGCTGAAAGCCTGCGACGTGCTGTCTGGTCTCTGGGGATTCGAGTATCTGGTGCTGAGGGCTTATGAAAATGATTGGGGAGCTCTCAAGCTGTACGGAAACGCGGGCTACAGAGTCGTTTCCGGTGATCCACCATGGATGACCACTTGGATCGGCCGCCGCCGCCGCGTTCTTATGATCAAACGCACCATTAATGATTGA
- the LOC127799574 gene encoding protein TIC 40, chloroplastic isoform X1, with protein sequence MENLALVCASSPKIALGANPNDGVFLANNRCSSFGLPLLLRKVATRRTVTLALSQPQSDRGPAPPPLRLPKANVLEKVGRECFASVTSSNSQETSSVGVNPQLAVPPPSSNFGSPLFWIGVGVGLSALFSWVATNLKKYAMQQAFKTLMGQMDSQNKQVNNAAFSPGSPFPFPFPTPTASSPATSPPFPTYPQPGPSTSPSPATSPSAVTVDVPVTKVEVPPPTDAEEEPKVEGPKKYAFIDVSPEETLPKSPFGGFEETATLESSKNAELVDQVSQNGTASASEVGVSQGSSSTREKSSVLSVEALEKMMEDPTVQKMVYPYLPEEMRNPDTFKWMLQNPQYRQQLEDMLNNMGGSTEWDNQMLDSLKNFDLSSPEVKQQFDQIGLTPEEVISKIMANPDVAMAFQNPRVQAAIMECSQNPLSIAKYQNDKEVMDVFNKISELFPGVTGP encoded by the exons ATGGAAAACCTAGCCCTAGTTTGTGCTTCTTCCCCCAAAATTGCACTGGGGGCAAACCCTAACGATGGGGTATTCTTAGCGAACAACAGATGCTCCTCGTTTGGACTTCCCCTTCTACTTCGTAAGGTTGCCACCAGAAGAACCGTCACTTTGGCTCTCTCGCAACCCCAGTCTGACCGCGGTCCAGCTCCTCCTCCTCTGCGACTCCCCAAAGCCAATG TGCTAGAGAAGGTAGGGAGGGAATGTTTTGCTAGTGTTACTTCTTCAAATAGCCAGGAAACATCTTCAGTTGGTGTTAACCCACAGCTTGCGGTGCCACCCCCATCTTCAAATTT TGGGTCTCCACTATTTTGGATTGGAGTTGGTGTGGGGCTCTCAGCACTTTTCTCGTGG GTTGCAACAAACTTAAAG AAATATGCAATGCAACAAGCTTTCAAAACTCTGATGGGACAGATGGATTCACAGAATAAGCAAGTCAATAATGCTGCCTTTTCTCCTGGTTCcccttttcctttcccttttccAACTCCCACGGCATCAAGTCCAGCAACCTCGCCTCCTTTTCCAACTTATCCACAGCCAGGGCCATCTACTTCACCTTCTCCAGCTACCTCTCCATCTGCTGTGACTGTAGATGTACCAGTGACCAAAGTGGAGGTACCTCCTCCTACGGATGCAGAAGAGGAACCAAAAGTGGAAGGCCCAAAGAAATATG CTTTTATAGATGTTTCTCCGGAAGAAACATTACCGAAGAGTCCTTTTGGAGGTTTTGAGGAAACAGCTACATTAGAATCATCAAAGAATGCTGAGCTTGTGGACCAA GTTTCTCAGAATGGAACTGCTTCTGCATCTGAGGTTGGTGTTTCTCAAGGTTCATCATCAACCC GGGAAAAAAGTTCTGTTTTGTCAGTGGAAGCTTTGGAAAAAATGATGGAAGATCCAACTGTGCAGAAGATGGTTTATCC ATATCTACCAGAGGAGATGAGGAATCCTGATACATTTAAAT GGATGCTGCAGAATCCACAATACCGTCAACAGCTAGAAGACATGCT AAATAATATGGGGGGAAGCACTGAATGGGATAACCAGATGTTGGATTCCTTAAAAAACTTTGATCTATCCAGTCCTGAGGTGAAGCAGCAGTTTG ATCAAATTGGGCTTACACCTGAGGaagttatttcaaaaattatggcCAACCCTGATGTTGCCATGGCATTTCAAAATCCCAGAGTTCAAGCAGCCATCATGGAG TGTTCGCAGAACCCTTTGAGTATAGCCAAATACCAGAATGACAAGGAG GTTATGGAtgttttcaataaaatttcagAGCTCTTCCCTGGGGTGACGGGTCCTTGA
- the LOC127799928 gene encoding serine/threonine-protein kinase-like protein CCR4, with protein sequence MSLLLSQTFCFLSLTLSFLSLFQSAHSLSTVAISETGSLTLICASIHSSNRQNYLNCTSFPDRTQVPISFLNTSVSGLVAGNGFLCGLSSLTSPRPTSVLVCRRASNASHGNISYKRIYKGPLLKDLDAGNSHICGVVNETNRLECWQWRRFNSSVSKPWNFSSIAVGENFVCGLSKLGNIKCLTEQNNEVKSTVAGHEPAGNYSVISAGFHHACAISLNGNLDCWGDMAAAEKRRPDGYFTSLALGDGRSCAMRDNGTVVCWGVGDFSLPESLRATGFIAIEAKRRIFCGIVLSNYSLYCWGSETLDSNPMVFEKVVPGPCTPSCPCSRPLPNYDDFCSQGLMVCEPCASRPPGGSPPPQGTTSGGGGGGDWTKKNVAFLVVGCLGSTMSLLMICGYLFCKYCKVRGSRVHDSGPLDDQEANPPRQGGRSSNFEAPPPAAATGGPVLDKRLSHLASIGSGSHLQEFSLEVLHQATNTFSDEYKIGSGSFGSVYHAILDDGLEVAIKRAEASTTQFHLANTKRQEEDKDDAFVNELEALSRLNHKNLVRLFGYCEDNNERILVYEYMKNGTLHDHLHKLKSSPLMSWPNRIKAALDAARGIEYLHMYATPQIIHRDIKSSNILLDATWTAKVSDFGLSLMGPSDEESHLSLKAAGTLGYMDPEYYRLQQLTAKSDVYSFGVVLLELLSGYKAIHQNENGVPRNVVDFVVPYIVQDEIHRVLDRNVPPPTPFEIEGVAYVGYLAADCVMLGGRDRPTMTEIVNNLDRALAACLAAPWQSSPSTTGSPA encoded by the coding sequence ATGTCTCTTCTTCTCAGCCAAACCTTCTGTTTCCTTTCTCTAACTCTCTCCTTCCTTTCCCTTTTCCAGTCCGCCCATTCTCTCTCCACTGTAGCAATCTCTGAAACTGGCAGCCTAACACTGATCTGCGCATCAATTCATTCTTCAAACCGCCAGAATTACCTCAACTGTACCAGTTTTCCTGACAGAACACAAGTTCCTATCTCCTTCCTCAACACTTCAGTATCAGGACTTGTGGCCGGAAATGGCTTCCTTTGTGGCTTGAGCTCGCTGACCTCTCCTCGACCCACTTCAGTTCTGGTCTGTCGCAGAGCCTCCAACGCCAGCCATGGCAATATATCCTATAAGAGGATATACAAAGGGCCGCTTCTCAAAGATCTGGATGCCGGAAACTCTCACATTTGCGGCGTAGTGAACGAGACTAATCGCCTGGAGTGCTGGCAATGGCGAAGATTCAATTCCAGTGTGAGTAAACCTTGGAACTTCTCATCCATTGCCGTAGGAGAAAATTTTGTTTGTGGGTTATCCAAATTGGGAAACATCAAGTGCTTGACGGAGCAAAACAATGAAGTCAAGAGCACCGTCGCCGGCCACGAGCCCGCCGGAAACTACAGTGTGATTTCCGCCGGATTCCACCATGCTTGTGCCATTTCTCTGAATGGCAATTTGGATTGCTGGGGAGATATGGCGGCAGCAGAGAAGAGAAGGCCAGATGGCTACTTCACTTCCTTGGCCTTGGGAGATGGCCGGAGCTGCGCAATGAGAGATAATGGAACAGTGGTTTGCTGGGGAGTAGGCGATTTCAGTTTGCCGGAGAGTTTGCGAGCCACTGGCTTCATTGCCATCGAAGCCAAACGCAGGATTTTCTGTGGAATTGTTCTGTCGAACTATTCATTGTATTGCTGGGGTAGTGAGACTCTGGATTCAAATCCAATGGTGTTTGAGAAGGTGGTGCCGGGGCCTTGTacaccttcatgcccttgcagcCGCCCTTTGCCTAATTACGACGACTTTTGCAGCCAAGGCCTAATGGTCTGTGAGCCTTGCGCCAGCCGGCCTCCCGGTGGAAGTCCGCCCCCTCAGGGAACCACcagtggcggcggcggcggcggcgattGGACCAAGAAGAACGTTGCATTCCTAGTGGTGGGCTGTCTCGGGTCGACCATGTCATTGCTGATGATCTGCGGCTACTTGTTTTGTAAGTACTGCAAAGTAAGGGGCTCCCGGGTTCACGACTCTGGCCCGCTGGACGATCAAGAGGCCAACCCACCTCGGCAGGGCGGCCGATCTTCCAATTTTGAAGCTCCACCGCCGGCGGCAGCCACCGGCGGGCCTGTTCTAGACAAGCGGCTGAGCCATTTGGCCAGTATTGGAAGTGGGAGCCACTTGCAAGAATTCTCCCTGGAGGTTCTCCATCAAGCCACAAACACTTTCTCTGATGAGTACAAGATCGGCTCCGGCAGCTTTGGCTCAGTCTACCACGCCATACTAGACGACGGCCTCGAAGTGGCCATCAAAAGAGCCGAAGCATCTACCACTCAATTCCACTTAGCCAACACCAAACgccaagaagaagataaagacgATGCCTTCGTCAATGAGCTTGAAGCCTTGTCCCGCCTCAACCACAAGAACCTGGTAAGGCTATTTGGGTATTGTGAAGACAATAACGAGCGAATATTGGTCTATGAGTACATGAAAAACGGCACACTCCATGACCACTTACACAAGCTCAAAAGCTCACCTTTAATGTCATGGCCTAATCGGATCAAGGCGGCGCTCGACGCGGCCCGCGGGATCGAGTACCTCCACATGTACGCCACCCCGCAAATCATCCACCGCGACATCAAGTCATCCAACATATTGCTGGATGCCACGTGGACTGCCAAGGTGTCCGATTTCGGGCTGTCCTTGATGGGGCCATCGGATGAGGAGTCACACCTTTCGCTCAAGGCTGCCGGCACACTTGGATACATGGACCCAGAGTACTATAGGCTGCAACAATTAACAGCCAAGAGCGATGTGTATAGCTTTGGGGTGGTGCTGCTTGAGCTGCTATCTGGGTACAAAGCCATTCATCAGAATGAGAATGGGGTGCCTAGAAATGTGGTTGATTTTGTGGTTCCATACATAGTTCAGGATGAGATACACAGGGTTTTGGACCGGAATGTACCGCCGCCAACCCCGTTCGAGATCGAGGGGGTGGCTTATGTGGGCTATCTGGCTGCAGACTGTGTAATGCTTGGAGGGAGGGATAGGCCAACCATGACAGAGATTGTAAATAACTTAGACAGAGCTCTGGCTGCATGCTTGGCAGCTCCATGGCAGTCATCTCCGTCCACAACTGGGTCGCCTGCATAA